DNA from Babylonia areolata isolate BAREFJ2019XMU chromosome 32, ASM4173473v1, whole genome shotgun sequence:
atctgcttggcagatgtgatgtagcgtatatggatttgtccgaacgcagtgacgcctccttgagctactgaaactgaaactgaaattgtattttgttgttgttatttcttttgtttgtttttttacatggtaTTAAGACATTTGCTGCATTGCCTCCCTTGTGCATATGGCTCCATtcactgaactgtgttgtttaaagtgcttttttttttcttctttttttttaatttaaatttccACGCTTTGAGGTGTGTGGTTTTCTGACTCAGCTATGCCTCCTTACAAGAAAAGACAGGAAACATCCACGCAGATGTAAGTTCACTGAACATAGGTTTACGAAACAACAGAAagcaatggagagagagcgaAGTGAAGAGTTGTAACCGAAAGTTGGTGCTGTCGACAGATCTATTTGttcaaagcaaaaagaaaaagaaaaaaagattcaataTACGCATAGCATACTACAACAAATCTAATGATGGAAGTGATTAATGCCATGGAAACACAAATAAGAGTGACTCCGATCTAGAAGACACATTAGGGTGGGTACAGACTGATATGTTGGTATCCACTGTCCAGCAAtggtcttttcttccttcttaccCCGTTTGATTGAAGGAAATGTAAACTTTGTGTGTTCCTTGTAAACTGGTATTCAGCATATAATTTATATGCAGTATGTGTCTTGCTGGACATCTTGCTGATCTCAAAACATGCTGAGAAATATATTTTTATAATGAAATCATTATGGTTCTTCTAGGTATAGGGAAAGGGAAAAATACAAATTGCCCAAAATGTGTTTTATCATTCACTCGATTTGTACAGTCTTATCAGTTGTATCAacagtaactttttttcttttttttttctttttttcatttcatgaattatctACTGATCACAAGCAACTGCATAACATCTGCAAAGGGACATAAATACAGATGTAAGAGAAGACGCTTTTCCACAGTACCTCATGAGATGATATTATGGCCagctttttcacacacaaaaaagcctttATGGTTCAAGAAAGAGTTCATATTTTTGCATTTGAGGGTAATTTTTGTCATGGCAATGAcagagtttctctgtctctgtctctcttctctgatgTCTCTGTGTATAGATTTGTCtctcttgtgttctctctctctctctctctctctgtgtttgtgtgtgtatcactgtatgactGTGAAagatactcacagagagagaacaagagactgATGATTGCAAATGTAATGTGTAGTAAAGGATGTAACTTGTTTACTGTTTTCTACAAATTCTAGTGTTTGAATTATAACAAAAAGAAGGATTGATTCTCCCAGATGAGATCGAAGGCAGATTTTGCTTTTAATGCTAATATGAATAAGTACAGCCCTCCTGAGGAACATTTCATAGTCTATTTTTGcgctttctatatatatatatatatatatatataaagagaaatattgataattataataataatagtaataatataatgCAGTTGTCATTCCATGGTTATTTCTGAACTTGACAAGGAAGGAATGTGATATGTAGCACAGGATATAAGTTGTATGTATAGGTTTGATGCTATAATGCAAGGGAAGTCACTGGAATAAACAACATGCCTGCCAGCTaacaacagtttaaaaaaaaactctgCTTGTTTCTGAATGAATTTATCAACTacagtgaggatgatggtgatgtttgtgtgtgtcttcagtcatTTACAACGGTGACAGGAGGATGGTGAAGAGGCGAACGAAACATCGGTGGTGGATGAAGGCTGCAATGTCCACATCAGCATCACTGCCACCAACACTTCCACCAGCACTGTCGTGGACGACCTGGATgatgtgattctttttttcttttttctaaacctTTTCATTCAAGATTTtacagatatctttttttttatataatggcAGCAAAAAGtagataagagaaaaaaaaaataaataaaatgaatttaaGAAAATAAATGCAAAAATTCAGAAGAACATATGTGGAACATTATTACATAACTTGCCATAGAGTTACATAACatttataatgtatatatatgtatatatatatatgtctgcccactttcacacacacatacacacacacacacaccctaacatgcataaccaaagtaaacagaaaacacacacacaaaaacaaacaaacaaacaaaaaaaccaacaacaaaaaacaaacaaaacaaaaatacacaaaaaacattCATGTCCAGAATTTAGAAGATGATGTAattccttattcttttttttctttcttttttctttttttttcttttttttttaatatcttcttCCTTATTCAAAGAAATATTTTTGTCATGTTTTCTCTTTTGAATCTTTTATTTCCATCTTTATCCTTGTTATGATAAATtacattgttggtttttttccatgGTCTCTTTTCCTGTGAAATTCACTTTGAATTTATTTAATGGTcacaatagcaaaaaaaaaaagaaaagaaaaatttaaaTGAAAAGACCTGTACTGAGTCTGTTCCTAATTGAGTAATTTTGAACGGATTGAAGACTTAACAAAGACAGTAACAGGAGACTTAACTAAGACAGTAACAGGTTTAAGATATAACCAAtgtgctgttttattttctttttctacttccaagttctgcattttcttctttgtgtacttcttttcttttttcttttcttttgtcagcttcttgttgATTTGCTGACTTCTCCTTTAATTCACTCTGTTTGTTGATTAATTGATCTGCTGTAATGAAGTggctactgtcaggcatctgctacattttttttttctttatagcaCGTGTGACGTAGTGTATTTGGAGCTCTCTGCATACTCTGACTCCTTGATACTGACATtgaaactgtgtgtgcgtgtgtgcatgcatgttgtgtgtgtgtgtgtgtgtgtgttgtattgcattgcattgtgtggtgggtgtatttgtgtttgcattgttgtgtgtgtgtgtgtgtgtgtgtgtgtatgtgcaggacACAGAACTGGTACTAATGAGCTCATCCCCAGATGTCTGCTACGTCCAGAGAGTGCCAGACGCCAAGCAGACCTGCCAGAATGGCCACACTGTGGATGAGGTAtagtctgtctttttcttgtattgtattgtactgtatcactctttttgtcacaacagatttctctgtgtgaaattcaggctgctctcccctgtggagagcgcatcgctacactgagactgtgagagtgccacccttttttttttttttaaatgttttttcctgcctgcaggtttttatttcctatcaaagtggatttctctactgaattttgccaaggacaacccttttgttgccatgggttcttttacatgcactaaatgcatccagcacacaggacctcagtttacctTCTCATCctaatattggtgtgtgtgtgtgtgtgagtgtgctttagCAGTTGcaggtgcatgtgtgtttggctACAATTCAAAGAatataacaagaggcaaagccttggTCACTCGTGAGTGATCCCTGCTGCAGAacaactggggggggggggggtggggggggggagaaaaaaaaaaaaacagttgagggggatgaggggaaatGGGGATGGGTAGTTACATTACATAACAATCCAAATCATATCTTTGCTCACAGTCAAAAATGAGCGTTTGTCGGACCCCTAATTTTATGTTGGAAATGGAGCAGTTCTGTCATAAGCAGCCCACATCAatcagcatttcattgttttatgatcACAGTATAGGTCTGTCAAAATTTTAAACTTTCTGTCCTTATCACAACTCTTTCTCTCCAAATAATGGCAGAAGTTGAACACTTATTTTATTTACTTGCAAAACATTAATGTGCACATGTGTAGAGTGACATAAGCCATAGGTCTAACTGACAGTGACCTCTAATTCAGATTTGTTGATTTTTGATGGTCGTTCAAGGACAATATGAATATGTTGTAAGTGATGAGGCATATGCACAAATCTTGCTCTGAATAAAAATTTAGCAGCCTCCTTGACCTCCTTCAATAATCTGTTATCACGAATGATCAGTTGAATGCACAATTCCGGTCGTGACAAGACATTTCAGGCAAGATAGCTGCCTTCACTTAAAGATTATCTGTATGTCAGATAATTCAGCCCCCTCTTTAAAATGTTCTgtgcagtaaacatgttgatTGTGTAGTTAGTGTTAATCTGCTGTATACTAGTGTCAATATTTTGTGTATTACTATTAGTGTCAATATTCTGTGTATTACTATTAGTGTCAATATTCTGTGTATCACTATCAATattttgtccagaatttgtttttcttttcttttgactgTGGACATGAAATAAAACATCCTGCTCTCTTAAGACCCAAAACAAACATTCCGTCTACAAACTGGGAATGACCTAATAAAATCTTGTGGCTGCTGAGGCTAAACAGAATAAACCTTTCACATTCCAGAGATTCAGCTAAATCCTAAAGATTTGCAACCTGTCATTGGTAGTGGTGTAAATGGAAAAATAtctctatgtttaatccaaacttggtattgacagacaaagtatttccagcaaacattaatacatatatatatatgtatatgttaggttttttttagaatgtcagtATGACATTTGTATTGTTGGCAATAAATATTGTTCATACCTTGTCATAAACTGCTGTGGCCTTAATGTGTAAAAGAGTGTGAgtgttcttgtttatttattgaaaAGAATATTTTACATTTCAAAATCTTCTTTGAACTTAAATGTTTTTTAAACTGTATCGTGCCCGACTATCTTCCGCAGACGATGGTAGGAACCGTGACAAACGTGACGGACTATGAAGAAGGCAAAAACCTGACCATTTCCGACCTGCCCCTCCTCCTGCACAAGTTGTGCGTCAACCGCACAATCACAGAACTGGTGGAAGCGAACACACGCAATGCAACCGAGGACGACACATCTGCAGAGGAggatggtaagtgtgtgtgtatgagttggggtgtgtgtgagtggttgcatgtgtgtgtgtatctgtgtgtgcatgtgtgtgtagttgcatgtgtgtgtgtgagtgtctgtgtgctgtgtgtgtgtctgtgtgtggttgcatgtgcGTGCATTTCCAGCTTTGTGAACACAATGTGTCAGTTTGAAGGAAACACCAGCTGGTTTCAGAATATTTTCTGATTTTTACTGCATCAAAACGGCAGGGAAGCCTGCTGGGAGTGTAGCTcctcagggttgaatgggttaaagcagatgtggtaaaGCATGTATTGATCAGCGTGCTTTCTTTAACCCCTTGAAACCCAAACTGACAAGACAGGATGAGCTTCCTCACTTGGAGAGTACCATTTTGAAgttttcttcatcttcgttcatgggctgctgTTTATGGGCtgtcaactcccacgttcacttgtatgtgcaagtgggcttttatgtgtatgactgtttttacccccaaaACTGGGGATCAAACTTGGGCCAGAATTCAGCGTTCTGACCGTTTGGCCAATGCACCCGTCTAGGTTGATGTTGAACTTTTTGTGACTTTGACATGTCTGGTTGACAGCAGCGGGCACTGCCTGTGACCACTGTGTTTGGCTGATGGTGATTTGACTGAACGTTTCTAACTTCAGTATGGGTGTACCTTTAGTTTTTTGTTCAAATGCAGAGAAAGTAACGGTATTTCTGTCTGTTATGGTCAGTCAGTAAATGTTAAGATTAGGACATTTCAATTTACATAGAGCAGCAGTTGTAATATGGGGTGAAAATCTGACACCACACTCGCAGGAGAAACGAAAGCTGacttaacaaagaaaacaaaaagattgTTAAAAATCTGAAACAGTGATATATTTGGATGTCTTATTTAGTTTGTATTCCCAGCCAAAAGCTCAAGACAAGGCCTGGAAATACGACAGTGTTGTATGAACAGTCAGACTTCAGTtttgtgtgtcagtttcagttcagtttctcaagaaattGTCACcatgttcggataaatccatttactccacaccacatctgccaggcagatgcctgaccagcaacgtaacccaacacatggtcaggccgtgagtgcatgtagatagatatgtgttcctatcagagtggatttcttcaaaatAACCAGAGAACTACACTTTTAGTGCACCAAGAgtttgctgcacacggggcctcacttcatcatctcatcctaatgatttgatgctcagtttgattttccagccaaacttgggagaaagcgtTAGACCAAAATTCGAACCCAGAACTTcatgaacactgtattggcagatcttaaccattctgacaccttcctctTTAATCATGCAACATACCCAAATAAAtatatgttaataataataataataataatggtatttatatagcgctgaatcttgtgcagagacaaatcaaagcactttcgcaccagtcattcacacgcatgcataactctaaaactgtagaaactaaagacaaggaagggcaggcaagggaggctattttgggaagaggtgggttttaaggccagacttgaaagagctgagtgtggagacttgacgaagcgaaagaggaagttcattccaatcccaaggttcagagacagagaaagaacggcggccaacagtcgagtgtttgaatctgggtatgcgtaaacagagtttaCAAGAGTTCTGAACATAACACATGTGAAAAACAGATTAATAGCAAGAACAAAGCATCAGATTAACACAACTACATTTAAGGCCAGGTTCAAAACCCACTCTTGCCCtgtctcccaggtttgactgggaaAGTCCAGCTGACCATCTCGTCATTCAGGTGACAACACAAGATAACAGAAAACAATGACACAACATAAGAAATGTCACTGATTGTAATATTCTGCTGAAGCGTTTATTTTTGCCACATACGTGTTATGCCACCCCTTCATGAGGTTCCATGGCCAATGTTGCTTGTGCTCCCTTTGAAAAGATTCTTTCCACAATGCTATAATCAGCTGACTCATTATCAACTGATGTGTTTCAGACTCTGCGGATGCCAGGAAGAAGCGGTCTCTCTGTTGTCGGTTGGGGCGGTGCTGCACAAGGTACAGTACTCGCATAAGATACAGGCGTTACTGTCAATTCCTCTTCTTCAGGTGGCCATGTGGGTATTACTATGGTTGGCATGTCAGGTGGCAGTGTGGGTATTGCATTAGGTGTCGCTTCTGGTACTGTTCTTGGTGGTAACCAGTGAAAATaaaccgctggagagttccatgcTTCCATGATTTGTAGAGGTGCATTACATGATCTGTGCTTtcaaagttgattggctctccaacaTTGCGAGCAACAAAAGCGATTGAGAGAGGCTCAGTGTGCGAAAGAGCAGGCTTTTTTTCagctttttgcttcatatttcgGTTTTTCTTGTTGTGCATATGATGGCGCTTCATTGTACAGTGTTTGGTTGTAGGAACGGAGgccatcaactgaagaaatggaggacagcacatgtttgctgcttttgtgtaTGTTGATTCATTGCTCGCGATTTTGATGAAAGTTAAGACGCGCATGTTCTGGATCCAAAATGGcagcggaactctccagcggtctgttTCGTTTACATTTCATTCTGAGCTTCTGTACTTGTTCTTTACAAGTTCTGTTGGggtctattttttgtttgttggattttcttgttgtttttggtttgtgtttttcttcttgaaCTGGCAGACGATGGATTTTCTGAGCCTGGCCAAAATGCATTCTACAGGTGAAGGTTTCCTCTGTCAAGTTTCCAgtgctgtctctcttttctctgtctttcaacatgtcgctctctttctttcctttcttccctctctgtatatctgtttgtgtaATACCGCCGCACAAGGCAGACATATGTTAATTAAAAGGTTCCCACATTGATGGGAGTAATAAGAAAGAATCTcaccattgtttaaaaaaaaaaaaagtgcacgtaaaagaacccacttcattaaaagggttgtccctggcaaaattgtttagaaaaatccactttgatagaaaaacaaatacacttgcaaaccgAAAAAATAtcttacaatacagtacaatgcaataccatacaatacagttcaaaacAGTACAATCCAGTAcggtacagtataatacagtatactacagtacagtacagtccagtcCTGGTTAAATGAATAAAGGTACTTGCTTAAGTTGCAACGAGAGATGGATCATTTTAATAACTGGGGAAAAGGCGACTTCTTGTtgaatttcctcttttttttttcttttttttttcaagtttattATCCTGCCTATTGGTGATTTTTAGCTTCATTAGTATTGCTTTCTTTGAAAAATAATAGTTTGCTAAGCACATACATCTTTGAAGTTGACTATTGGAGATGGtttcattttggaaaaaaaaatgtatgtacagTTTTTGTTAGTGGTGCTTTATTGTATGCTTTCTaaatattcagtgtgtgtgtgtgtggtttttattttttattttttatttcaaattATGATAACCTTTGATGTCTACAATCCACTTTTACATTTTTG
Protein-coding regions in this window:
- the LOC143276505 gene encoding uncharacterized protein LOC143276505, whose amino-acid sequence is MSSSPDVCYVQRVPDAKQTCQNGHTVDETMVGTVTNVTDYEEGKNLTISDLPLLLHKLCVNRTITELVEANTRNATEDDTSAEEDDSADARKKRSLCCRLGRCCTRYSTRIRYRRYCQFLFFRWPCGYYYGWHVRWQCGYCIRCRFWYCSWW